The Pseudophryne corroboree isolate aPseCor3 chromosome 2, aPseCor3.hap2, whole genome shotgun sequence genome has a segment encoding these proteins:
- the RASL11A gene encoding ras-like protein family member 11A — protein sequence MRLPAMSGNFLLTPIPESADYYTVRDIKMAVMGTSSVGKTAMIVRFLTKRFIGDYETNTGNLYSRLVVVEGEHMSLQIQDTPGYVMVGDDVSQVADMLRCVQSAEGFLLVYSITDYRSYEYIRHLHQHIRKVHSDSKIPILIVANKGDLLHIRQVPSEAGVQLANELGCSFVEISTSENCQDVCQVFQHLCKEIGKHQSTSSGEKRRGSVIPRPKSPNMQDLKRRFKQVLSPKAKAPSAVA from the exons ATGCGTCTACCAGCCATGTCCGGTAACTTCCTCCTCACACCCATCCCGGAGTCTGCGGACTATTACACAGTGCGGGACATAAAGATGGCTGTAATGGGGACCAGCAGCGTTGGGAAAACTG CAatgatcgtccgattcctcacaaaAAGATTTATTGGAGACTATGAAACCAACACTG GAAATCTGTACTCCAGGCTAGTGGTCGTAGAGGGAGAGCATATGTCGTTGCAGATCCAAGACACGCCAGGCTATGTCATG gtgggagatgatgtttCCCAGGTGGCAGACATGTTGCGGTGTGTGCAGTCAGCAGAAGGCTTCCTCCTGGTCTACTCCATCACTGACTATAGGAGCTACGAGTACATCCGCCACCTCCATCAGCACATCCGGAAAGTACATTCGGACTCTAAGATTCCGATCCTCATAGTGGCTAATAAAGGAGACCTTCTTCATATAAGACAAGTCCCTTCGGAAGCCGGGGTCCAGCTCGCTAATGAACTAGGATGCTCCTTTGTGGAGATCTCCACCAGTGAAAACTGTCAGGATGTTTGTCAGGTGTTCCAGCACCTATGCAAGGAAATCGGCAAGCACCAGTCCACCAGCAGTGGAGAAAAAAGGAGAGGATCCGTTATTCCCCGACCCAAGTCGCCCAACATGCAAGACCTAAAGAGACGTTTCAAACAAGTGTTGTCGCCAAAAGCAAAAGCGCCCTCTGCTGTGGCATAG